A region of Procambarus clarkii isolate CNS0578487 chromosome 22, FALCON_Pclarkii_2.0, whole genome shotgun sequence DNA encodes the following proteins:
- the LOC123749183 gene encoding uncharacterized protein: MKMARRGGADPTPICRCRVLYLGSSVPQVTKDGLQGIQEPLRELYPAEGAVSARGIDSWLSVWSNGLLLENVDENQKKVTRFFPIDSLHYCAAVRYVVVAGGEGAAVQRFLPLDSPFARNPNINHPPLFACIMRRTTGIKVLECHAFICKRETPANALVRCCFHAYADSMYARSLEGGGGGGGGGGGGGNSQYGSVYGGRATEERVLEIEDFNSAASEIIPTSLGSSPTQDAPASPSSQDSPGDEISIYNGDENHKVWAGQIKPENELIYSDYSSGTMRSARSTASIYGTAGGTRPSRPRQMIMPSVAPPPPPETDKDKKGKKDGKNKGRRDEEEMSRLTNGGPPRPASVVNGGMRHHNGSLPRHINGHSSPPKMKGKFRILGTSSLSDRKSKGMRAPPPFIMVQGPPGPPGHHGPPPHHGHHVPHGPSGPHGPPPGPHLAVPMGPMPPPHMVPIQGPPPPHMLPPPGPQHVLLPPPGPMGPHGPPGPHGGPYGPPGRRPPSRVLEEPIYMPSTRPLSPTASYQPGHFPHEQYLMEHYATTGRPKHKKKKKGGNKKESDEDIYGRKGHLNERAFSYSIREEHRSRSYGSLAGIGEDSMSKKDREILQMVADLDLSGDELERVEPRPGVYRPPHSDRLSASGTITSRISRASRR, from the coding sequence ATGAAGATGGCCAGGCGAGGAGGCGCGGACCCCACACCTATCTGCCGCTGCCGAGTCCTGTATCTGGGGTCGTCCGTTCCCCAGGTTACCAAAGACGGCCTACAGGGCATACAGGAACCCCTGAGGGAGCTCTATCCTGCAGAAGGAGCGGTCAGCGCACGCGGGATAGACTCCTGGCTCTCGGTGTGGTCCAACGGGCTCCTACTGGAAAATGTAGACGAAAACCAGAAAAAGGTGACGCGTTTCTTCCCCATTGACTCTCTCCACTACTGCGCGGCCGTCaggtatgtggtggtggctggcggcGAGGGCGCTGCCGTGCAGAGATTCTTGCCACTTGATTCCCCCTTCGCCAGGAATCCTAACATCAATCACCCGCCGTTGTTCGCCTGTATCATGCGCCGCACCACCGGCATTAAAGTTCTGGAGTGCCACGCCTTTATATGCAAGCGGGAGACTCCGGCAAACGCACTGGTACGCTGCTGTTTCCACGCTTACGCTGACTCCATGTACGCCCGAAGTCTGGAGGGCGGTGGcgggggcggcggtggtggcggcggcggcggcaacaGCCAGTACGGCTCTGTGTACGGCGGCAGAGCAACAGAGGAACGCGTCCTTGAAATAGAAGACTTCAACAGTGCGGCCTCAGAGATCATTCCTACATCTCTGGGTTCCTCGCCCACTCAGGACGCGCCCGCCTCGCCCTCCTCCCAGGACTCGCCAGGAGATGAAATATCGATATATAATGGCGACGAGAATCACAAAGTTTGGGCAGGACAGATTAAACCCGAGAATGAGCTCATCTATTCCGACTATTCCTCGGGGACGATGCGATCAGCGAGGTCAACAGCGTCGATATACGGAACTGCAGGAGGGACGCGCCCCTCGCGTCCCCGCCAGATGATCATGCCCTCCGTCGCCCCTCCGCCTCCGCCAGAGACAGACAAGGATAAAAAGGGTAAGAAAGATGGCAAAAATAAGGGTCGACGTGATGAGGAGGAGATGAGCAGGCTGACCAACGGGGGACCCCCGCGCCCCGCCAGTGTGGTCAACGGCGGGATGAGGCACCATAACGGTAGTCTCCCGCGACACATTAACGGCCACTCCTCCCCACCTAAGATGAAGGGAAAGTTTCGCATACTTGGCACCAGCAGCCTCTCCGACAGGAAGAGCAAGGGGATGCGTGCTCCTCCGCCCTTCATAATGGTGCAGGGGCCTCCTGGGCCACCTGGACACCATGGCCCACCTCCCCATCATGGCCATCACGTGCCACATGGACCATCAGGTCCACATGGACCACCTCCGGGCCCTCATTTAGCAGTTCCCATGGGACCCATGCCACCTCCACACATGGTGCCCATACAGGGCCCTCCGCCGCCTCATATGCTGCCCCCACCAgggccccagcacgtcttgctgcCCCCTCCTGGGCCCATGGGACCACACGGACCTCCAGGACCACATGGTGGCCCTTATGGACCTCCAGGGCGTCGGCCTCCATCAAGGGTACTTGAGGAACCTATCTACATGCCCTCTACCCGGCCCCTGAGCCCCACGGCGTCGTACCAGCCGGGGCACTTCCCCCACGAGCAGTACCTCATGGAACACTACGCCACAACTGGCAGACCCAAAcacaagaagaaaaagaaaggggGCAACAAAAAGGAATCCGACGAGGATATATACGGCAGAAAGGGTCACCTGAACGAGAGGGCCTTCTCGTATAGCATCCGGGAGGAGCACCGGTCTCGCTCCTACGGGTCGCTGGCGGGTATCGGCGAGGACTCGATGAGCAAGAAGGACCGCGAGATCCTGCAGATGGTGGCGGACCTGGACCTGAGTGGAGACGAGCTGGAGAGGGTGGAGCCTCGACCTGGCGTGTACCGGCCGCCTCACTCCGACCGGCTCTCAGCCTCCGGCACCATCACCTCCAGGATCTCCCGAGCCTCCAGACGATAA
- the LOC138367538 gene encoding armadillo repeat-containing X-linked protein 4-like, with protein sequence MWDEARGVSWRGARVVASHGVGARVVASHGVGARVVASHGVGRGSWRLIAWGRGSWRLMAWGRGSWRLMAWGRGSWRLMAWGRGSWRLMAWGRGSWRLMAWGRGSWRLMAWGEARGVSWRGARLVASHGVGARLVASHGVGRGSWRLMAWGEARGVSWRGGEARGVSWRGARLVASHGVGRGSWRLMAWGRGSWRFMAWGRGSWRLMAWGEGRGVSWRGARVVASHGEARGVSWRGSWRLMARLVASHGEGRGVSWRLRAWGGGQDAGQLSLCTSYAGVLPPAPTPSAVLTAHMLPS encoded by the coding sequence ATGTGGGATGAGGCTCGTGGCGTCTCATGGCGTGGGGCGAGGGTCGTGGCGTCTCATGGCGTGGGGGCGAGGGTCGTGGCGTCTCATGGCGTGGGGGCGAGGGTCGTGGCGTCTCATGGCGTGGGGCGAGGGTCGTGGCGTCTCATAGCGTGGGGGCGAGGGTCGTGGCGTCTCATGGCGTGGGGGCGAGGGTCGTGGCGTCTCATGGCGTGGGGGCGAGGGTCGTGGCGTCTCATGGCGTGGGGGCGAGGGTCGTGGCGTCTCATGGCGTGGGGGCGAGGGTCGTGGCGTCTCATGGCGTGGGGGCGAGGGTCGTGGCGTCTCATGGCGTGGGGCGAGGCTCGTGGCGTCTCATGGCGTGGGGCGAGGCTCGTGGCGTCTCATGGCGTGGGGGCGAGGCTCGTGGCGTCTCATGGCGTGGGGCGAGGCTCGTGGCGTCTCATGGCGTGGGGCGAGGCTCGTGGCGTCTCATGGCGTGGGGGCGAGGCTCGTGGCGTCTCATGGCGTGGGGCGAGGCTCGTGGCGTCTCATGGCGTGGGGCGAGGCTCGTGGCGTCTCATGGCGTGGGGGCGAGGCTCGTGGCGTTTCATGGCGTGGGGGCGAGGGTCGTGGCGTCTCATGGCGTGGGGCGAGGGTCGTGGCGTCTCATGGCGTGGGGCGAGGGTCGTGGCGTCTCATGGCGAGGCTCGTGGCGTCTCATGGCGAGGGTCGTGGCGTCTCATGGCGAGGCTCGTGGCGTCTCATGGCGAGGGTCGTGGCGTCTCATGGCGTCTCAGGGCGTGGGGCGGGGGGCAGGACGCGGGGCAGCTGAGTTTGTGCACCAGCTACGCCGGAGTCTTGCCTCCAGCACCCACGCCGTCAGCAGTACTCACCGCCCACATGCTGCCCTCGTGA